A section of the Malus sylvestris chromosome 17, drMalSylv7.2, whole genome shotgun sequence genome encodes:
- the LOC126609880 gene encoding uncharacterized protein LOC126609880: protein MEFFKRARAVRFRSHHDKYLLADEDQETVFQDRDGTVKNAKWTVELVENANTLRFKSCYGKYLTASSLPFRLGLRGKKVLQTLPKRLDSSLEWEPIKEGHHVRLKTPYGQFLRANGGVPPWRNSVTHDVPHRTASQDWVLWDVDVTDIRVESPERHPVAKPPPPPPDALLSESSAPSEPTSPSEIDLRTPKASKRESSKSFDHDSPKKDPGRMIYYHVANEKGDVEDSSEEFSFPFKGSDVEGLKQKLKEETGLEEIDVCSRNPLNGQLYPLRLHLPPNNHDMHIVVVLSLSEGSELD, encoded by the exons ATGGAGTTTTTCAAAAGAGCCAGAGCAGTACGCTTCCGGAGCCACCACGACAAATATCTGTTAGCAGACGAGGATCAAGAGACTGTATTCCAAGATCGCGATGGCACGGTGAAGAATGCCAAATGGACGGTGGAGCTTGTCGAAAATGCAAACACTTTACGGTTCAAAAGCTGTTATGGCAAGTACTTAACAGCCTCTAGCTTGCCATTCCGTCTTGGATTGCGAGGCAAGAAAGTTCTGCAAACCCTGCCAAAGAGATTAGATTCGTCCCTGGAATGGGAACCTATAAAAGAAGGACACCATGTCCGGCTCAAGACGCCCTATGGTCAGTTCTTGCGCGCAAATGGGGGCGTACCACCTTGGAGAAACTCTGTCACCCATGATGTCCCACATAGAACTGCATCCCAGGATTGGGTTCTGTGGGATGTAGATGTTACAGATATTCGGGTTGAATCGCCAGAACGTCACCCGGTGGCGAAACCCCCTCCTCCACCACCAGATGCATTACTTTCGGAGTCTTCAGCACCTTCAGAACCGACATCTCCATCTGAGATTGACCTTAGAACGCCGAAGGCTTCCAAACGGGAG TCAAGCAAGTCATTTGATCATGATTCGCCGAAGAAAGATCCAGGGAGAATGATCTACTATCATGTGGCTAATGAGAAAGGAGACGTTGAGGATTCATCGGAAGAGTTTTCCTTCCCATTCAAGGGTAGTGATGTAGAGGGGTTGAAGCAAAAGTTGAAGGAAGAAACCGGGCTGGAGGAAATTGATGTGTGTTCACGCAATCCTCTGAATGGACAACTATATCCCCTTCGCTTGCATCTTCCTCCAAACAACCATGATATGCATATCGTTGTAGTTCTGTCATTGTCCGAAG GAAGTGAACTTGACTGA